The genomic interval TGCGTCCCCCTGGAAGCGGGTTGATCCGCTGGCGCTTAAACTGGGACATTGGGAATGCTGTCCTCTTTCAGAGTCttagaaaaaaaacctttaattggaaaagaaagaagttaacaGCTCAGAGGGAAATTCTCCATCGACCCCCAAAAACTAACTGAGGATCTTAATGAAGGGTTCGCAGAATGAATGGAGGACATGGAGAGAACATAAAGAGCAGGAAATGCAAAAATTACATTGTTCCTGTTTGCCCTTACAGTAAGTTAGTGGTGGGTGATACTGTCAAGCTATTgtaaagaagaggaaactggAGCTCACAGAGACTgagacttgcccagggtcacatcaCCAGTTAGTGACAAAACTGAGACTCGCACCCAGGTCGCCAACAACTTAGCGCTCTTCTCACGATGCCACACCACCCGCAGATGCTTGGGGAGAGTGGGGGATTGGAAAGGCCCCCagtgacattcattcattcaaatacatCCGCCAAAATGCTCCACGCAAGGCCCGGAAAAATGGAGGAGGCTGGTGCCGGAGAAGAGAAGGTGTGGGCCCTCTCCCCGGAAGCCCGGCCCGTTGTTCCCCGGACGGGCTGGTGGGAAGGTAGCCCCGTGGCCCCGCCGAACGCGAATCCGGCAGCGCGCCCGCCCGCCCTCCTGCTCCCGTGTTCCCTGGGGCCTCCGCTCCCGCCTCAGCAGCCGCCGGCACCGGGCCTCCCGGGCCGGACCGCGGCGGGGCCACCGTGGGAGGACGAAGGCGCGCGGTTTCTCCTCCTCCCGCCCGCCCCCAGGGCCGAGGCCGTTGCCAGGGAGACGGGACTTGCAGTCCGAAGGGGGGCTCGGCCCCTTCCGCGCCCCGTGCATCTTTGCTGCCCGGCCCTCGCAGCCCCTCGGCCGGGGGAGGGgcgaaggggcagaggggcagcGGGGGGCCCCCCAACCCACCTGCGGGCCAGGGCCGCGACACCGGGGGGACAAAGACACCCGGAACCACCACAGCCGCTGCTGCCGCCACCACCGGAAGCGCCTCTCCGGAAGCGCGACCACTGGTCGGAAGCTGCCACTCTCCCGGATAtggtccctccctcctctccaccgacttctcccttcccccacgccGGCCTGCCATCCCGCTCCAACTGTGGAACGGAAGTGCGCCTTCCCCGATCGGATGCGCGTTAGGAAGCTGGGCCTCGGCGGTGTCCCCGCTTAACTGTCCCATTAGAAAAGTAGGCTTTAGAGCATTGGTTCCTGGTCCAAAGACAGCAGGAACTGGACCCCTAAATAGAAGAGAGCACCTACCACCCGGCACCTGGCCTCACTCTGGCAGACCCCAGGGCTGCAGCCGCAAGGGAAATAGCCCCTCCTGACTGAAGGAAGAGGGTGCCTGATCAGTGACCGTTTCTAGGAGACATTCCTGTCTGACTCAAGCCAATGACTTCATCCCTAGCCCGGCCCTTCCGCTGACAGCACACAcacctcccgcccccgcccccccacacacCTTCCCCCTTTTTCAATTAGCAAAGAGCTAGGAACCTAGTGCTGTAATAAATAAACCACCACAATTTTTTGGTAGACATTTACAACGTTCGCAGAAACATTTCCTTTGGTCCTCCCAACGCTGGAAGATAAGGTCAGGAATTAGTGCCCTAACTCTCAGATATGAAACCTAAGACTTGAGTGAAATGACATGCTTCAAGTCTTGCAGCTAATCACTGGCCATTTTAGTCTCCAACGGCAACCTCCTTTATCCTCTGgccttcccaccctccctgcagTTTGGCCTCCTTCCAACCCCATGCCCTCCCCCTTCCTGTTCATGTAACATTCGCAACGCACTTTGAGACAGTTTGATCTCATTTTATCTGCATAATAAGACTGTGAGGTAGGTAGGGCAGGTATCATTAAACCATTTGGGAGATGAAGTAGGAAGCTacggctcagaaaagttaagggATTTTTGTCAAGGTCTAAAAGCTAGTATGAGTCTCTGATGTGTAAAGGTTATTAGGGACCAAAGCAGCTGAAGACAGACCTTGAAGCTTACTCTATTTTCCATGTTGTCCCTGACCCTTCCATTCCAGGTTCGGCCTTCAGGGGCTCTGCTTCACAGACAAAACTCCATGCAGAGGCACCAAGATAGTACCCCCACCTCTGTCCTGGGGCTACCCATgaaggtaggagaaggaaagcaggACTCCCAATCAGTAACAGCCCACTGAGGAATGAAGGTCGGTTCCATCCTTCTGCAGtcacctcccccagaagaccaacacTTTGAGTGCATGATTCAGAAGAGACGGTTGGATCCAGCCAGTTCACAACAGTGAGACTCACAGACATACATGTATCATTTTGCACAAATACACATCTGTGACATGCGAGGCCCCAGTAGATCCCCATGCCAAACATGCTCCGCAGACTCCTGATAAATAAGTTCGTTCACATTGACTAGGCCCCGGGATTTCCGGCAACCCGCAAGGAGCCAAGGGGCTGTCGCACCTTGGGGCCTCTCAGGGAACCAGGGCTCCTCTGCCAGGCTGCCCAGAGGAGAAAGATCCAGCCCTCTCCTCAGAGAGAAGGGTGAGCATCAGCAGCTTTTCCTGGCAGTGCCCAGAAGCAGCAACAGGACAAAGGGCAAGGAAGAAGGCTTCGCTGCACACCCCTCCACCCAGGGTCACGTCCCTGCACCAGGAGGTCTCAGCATACAGAAAGGTTTTTTGCTCGTTGCTTCTTAACCACAAATGATGGCATAAAGGTCTTCCGGAGGGGCTGGCATGGAGGTCTTTCAGGGACGCCCCTTGACTCAATCCTGTGGAAAAGGAAAGGTAGCTTTAGGTTTGGAGGGGGAAACGAAGGCAGCAATGGCCCAGAGCTGATGGAGCATTGCATACCTGCTGTGGCGAGTCTGGGGACATCGACATAGTGCTTCCTATCCCCGCCAAGTTATTCACCATTACCCCCCATCATCTGTGGAATCAATCCTTCGTGTCCCAACCTTGCTCTCCCAGCAAATCCGGGAGGTGGCCTAAGGTTCAGCTGCGAGGGGCAAGGGCTTGCTGGACGGGCATGAGGGGTTTCCCATGCTCTGTTCCTGGCTCAGCCACGGACTCACCATGCAGGTAGCCTCAGGAAAGCAATTTCCTTCCCCAGCCCagtccccagcctcctcccctgtAAATGGGATGCTTTAACTACCTTCTGTTTCTTCCAGCACCCTCTCCAGGACTATCTACGTCTCTCAGATTTCAAAGGGACCAAAAAAACACGACTGGCAGTACCATCTCAGCGTCCTGGTTcatcgggctccttcctctgcccttacctgggctgggtcccagggccatcaggaggggcaggggactcAGGGTGTTTCGGGCTCCTCCAACGGATCCGGTTGAGCAGGACCTTGACCTTGTTCCAGTGGGAGAGATCCCGctgagcagagggtgaggggatCACCAGATAGCTCCTCCCAACATAGCCCTGACCCAGAGACAGTGGGCAGCACAGCCAGGACAAGTCACCTGTCCGcatcaggaattccatcactgtCCCAGCGTCCCTGGCCTTCAGGCTATGCACACATCCCGACCAGCCCATAACCCCAGTCCATCCTATCCGCTGCCTCCATACACACCCATCACCTACCTTGGGTCCCTGGGAGGGTGGAAAAATGTGAGCTGGCTCTGCTGTGGCCTCTAACAGCCTGGGAGGGTTGGCACCGGGCAGCCTTACCTTTAGGGGTGCGGCTGGTTTTGCCCCTTCAGAAAGAGAATCAGATTACCCAGGGCCGGAAGCAGGAGGCCACCCATCAAGCCCAGGGCTCACAgggtctggggggagggggggactggGCAGGCAAGACACACAGGGAGACGCGCTTGCCCCTCACCTGTCCCCTGCATCTGGCTGAGCTGTTCATGCACCTCATGGCCTCGGGCACGAGAAGGTGGAGGTGAAGGGGCCACGGGtggctccccctcctcctcttcttcctccgcTTCAGGATCCTGCGCACAGGACAGACGGGCACTCAAGACCCAACTCAAGGGCTGGTTCCAGGGGTCCcggccctcctctgcctcccccacaccTGGCCCCCACTGGCCTGCCCACCCTGAGGCTCACTCACCTGCGGGGGCCTCTGGGTCTGCAGCTGCAAGCAGAGCTGCTGAAGCCTTGCCATCTGCTCCAGCACCAGGCACAGGTGTTCCAGGTAGCGGAGACCCTGCCCTGGGAGACAGGCCCAGGCTTCAGGCCCTAGGCCCCCAGCCTGTGGGACGGAGCGAGGTTCTGAACTCAGCCAGGCTCCCATCTTCGGCAGCCAGCAGGTGGGAGCAGAGAGGCCAGGGAGAGGAGGCACACACCCCCAGCTGGCCTCCCAGTATGTAGCCAGGCAGGCTGCCAGGCCGGCCCCCAGACTGCCCACCTCCACACAGCTGGGAGTGGGCTGAGGCGAGAACAACCCTTCAGTTAGAGGCAAGGAACGCCCCACCCCAAGACAGCTCCAAGGAGAACAGGTCAGTGAGGCCCCACCAGCCAGCAACCCACCCCTCCATGTAAAAGGCATTTCCATCCCACTCTCCACCCAGCCTGAGAGCTGGCACTCAccacctctgcttcttccacGCCTGCCCCTAGGGCAGTTTCTGCCTCGGCGGCCTCCTGTTCCCCTGCTCCAAAAAGGGGCATTTCGCATTCAGGCTCGCTGGGCGACTTCAGGGAGCTGGGGTATCGTGACACGCTGGCAGGGGAGGTCGGGAGCTGGCGGGACCGCTCCAGCACCTGCTCCAGCTTACGGCTGGCCAGAAGCCGGCCTAGGTGGGCAGCAGGCTCCAAGGAAGCAAGGCCCAGGGGCGCAGGGCTCCCTGTGGGCTCAAAGTCCAGAGAGTCCTGAGAAAGGCCCGGGGAGGTAGTCAGGGGGCTGTCCCCAACCACCATCTCCACGCCTGAGTCCCGGGAGGCCAGTTTGAGAAGTGGCTCCTGCCTCCCGAGACCTCTCAGCGGGCCATCCCCCTTCCAGGAGTCCAGTGAGCACGCTTGAGCAGCGTCGGGGATCCGTCTGTAGGTGCTGCTGACTCCAGGTACTACACAACCGTGTGCCAAGTCCTCAGCAACCCCATCTGCAAGGAGAGTCAGCATCAGGCTGGGCAGGCTGCCCCTCACGCCCCCAGCATTCCTGGCAACTGGCAGCATTCCCCGAGGAGGAGTGTCCTGGGCCAGAGGTGAAGGGAGGGGACGGGACTGGACAGCCACAGCCCCGCCCAGATCTCTCCCCATCCCTGGCTGGGAGACCTTAACATGGGTTCCCTTCACCAGTAGTCTCTGTTGGccatcacagacacacacacccccccccccggggtttGGGCTGCGTGGCAGGCAAAGCTGTGCACAGCATATCCACCAGCTCCTTGTACGGCCTATCTTCCTTTTGAGGGGTAGCTGCTTTCTTCGTGGGCTCCGGCGCCTGGGGTCAGCTTAAGACCTCCAGGTCGTGAATAGGGAGCCTCAGTCTCTTCAACCACTCCCCACGGGCAATAGGGCTGTGACGCCCACCCGGACCCTCTGGCCTCAGGGAGACGGGGACGGGCACAAAGAAGGAAGCTTGGGGTCCAAACTAGCATCAGGATGCAGGATGAAGTCTctcctggagctcctgggggagggtaataaaaataacaatagctaTATCCACTGCGGGCTTCTGTCCTTTTAAATGAGAAATAGTGAAGATTTGGTGGAGAGTTGAAAAAAACTTAACCTGAACTGGGGAGAGGGGGTGTAGGAGAAGCAGCACTAGCGCCGGAGGACTGTCCCCTCTGCGCAGGCCCTACCCACGCGCTGGGTCCCCAGCTGAAACACTGATGCACAAACTAGTGCGGGAGAGGACGGAGGGCCGCCTCCGTCTCACCGCCCGCCACGCGGGAGAGCTGGGGGTCCAGATCCCCCCCCCTCCGGCCAAGGAAGCCAGCCAGGAAGTCTCCTTCGGGAAGGGGTCCGCCGCCGCGGAGGGGGCTTTTGGACCTCCCGGCGGGGGCAAAGGCTGGGCGAAGGATCCACATCGGGAATTCGAGGGAAGTGGAGCCGGAGGGCGTGGGATGGACGGTGGTGGCTGGTTTAACGCCCAAACCCAGGGGGTCTCCAACGCGCACGGCGCCACCGCTCAGCCCGTCCAAAGGGAGGCGGCGAGGTCGGGCGCCTCGGGCGGGGTGTACGGGCTGGGACGGGGAGCGCAGACCGGGGCCCGGGCGCGGGAGTCGGCTCCGGGGCAGGAGGCCCCGGCCGGCCAGGGGGGTGGGCGACTCACCCTGGCCGCCGAGCGGCTCCACGGCGAAGACGCGCCGCCGGCCCAGCATGGCCCCGCTCCCGGCCCCGACGCGGCGCCCCGGCCGCGGCCGCAGCAGCCCGCCCGCGATCCCGGCCAGCGTCCCCCCGCCGCTGTCTGGCGCGCGGCTTCGCACGCGCGTCCGGCCCCGGCTGGGCGCGGCCCCCGGACCCTCCCGGCCGGGGGCGAGGGGGAAGGggcgggagtgggggaggggcgcgcAGGTGTGcgggcggcggggggtggggggcgcgccCGGAGGGGCCgcggggggccgggggcgggggctgggagcagggccgCGCCGGGCGCGCCGGGGAGCCGGCAAAAGGCCTCGATCCGCTGTCTTTCGGACTCCGGGCAGCCCCGCGCTCCCGCCCCCGGCGGGGGAGCGGAGACCCCCGCCTGCGGACGTTGTGTGGCTGGAGGTGCGGGGTTACCCGGCACCCCCCACTACCCGTTCACATGCTGCTCTGTCTTCCTGCCGCCGAAATACAGCCGGGGATGGGGGtggaaggtcggcggggactggACGGGAGCGCGGAAGGAAATGGAGCCCCACGTGCTGGCTGCGGGAAGAGCGCAGACCGGGACAATGTTGTCCCAGCGCTCCCAGCCGTGTGCCTGGGGCAAGTCACTCAGCCACTCAAAAACCTGACGCGATAGAAGGGGGAAATGATCCCTGTCTACATGGAAATCCTTTCCAACAACTGTAAGTGCCTTGAGTTCTGGGCTAGGTCTGAATCCCCTCCTCGTCCCAGACCTCTCCCTTACCAGAGCACCCTAaagctggggcttgggggaggggggcttcagGATCTGGGGACGTGAGCCAGGGGGACAGGGAAGCCGCCTGGAGGCGGTGGAAGTGTAAACActttcctgtccccaccccaaccTTCTTTTGGTCCTGGGATTCCACCATCCCTCACCCTCAAAGGCTCCCAGACTGAAAGGAGGCTAGGAGCCCAGGCAGCTGCCAAATGTGACACAGCGTGTGGACCGGAGGGGCTGCGGGCCTCTAAGGAAACCTCATCTTCCTAAGGAAGGGGACAGGGCTGGAAAAATCCCAGCAGGACCCAAATCCCTTGGAGGCAGATAAGGGAGAGGGCGGACGTGCAAACTTGCACCTgagcctctgggggaggggctggagccagAGCCTTTGGAAGGAAGTGGCCGTTAACTGGGAGGGGAGAAAACATTAAGCCCACCCTCTTCTGCTCTTTGCTCCCTCGTACCCTTCCTCAAACACCTTACACAGGAACCTTATCAGAGAGCCGCAACCTGTAAGATTCTAACTGTAtaacatggggaaactgaggcccgccAAGTCTGGAGAAAGAATGAGAGCCTAGTGCCTGAATTACTTGCCGTCTCTTAACACCTTGATTTCCAGGCCAAGCCCTTCCCTGCTAGGCATAGGTCCTCCGGGTCGCCCCCTCCTAACCCTATCCTCCTAGACAGCAACCCCACTCCATTCCTCTTTCGCAGATATAGACAGGGAAACAGAACGCAGGGCCTGGCAGGAACTGCTTTATGTTTGTCCAACAGGACGCGTGGCACCAAACCCCACAGGCAGTGtcagaccccaccccagccctccctaGGTAGGAGGGTCGGAGGGCTGGCCTATCAGGTGGCTTCCTTCCTCCAAAATGAGAGGGTGGGGAGGTAAAGGGAGGGAACCTTTACTAGATCTCGCCCTGAATTTGGAGAATGTGGGGCCAGATTCCAAGCAGTCTCCCTGGTGACTCTAGGGCAAGAATGCATCTGGAACAGGAAGCCCAGCCAGCAGGAATGCAGTGTCTCAGCACAAGGCTTTGTGTGGGCTCCAAGAACCCAcacccccaccaacacacacccAAGCACGCTCCCTTCCAGGCCACGCGCCTGTGCCTCCTCCCCATGCAGATACGCCTGAGCCGGCATGGTGAAGGGGATCCCTCATGGCGAGCCACAGCCTTCCCTCGCATTGGCCTTCTGAAGCCCTGGCTGGAGCAGCCCTGTGACCAGAGCTAGGTCAGGGCTTCACCACCTGGACGGTTCTGCACCCCTGCACGACTGCCCACCACCAGAGGAGAATCCTTCCCCTTCGAGTGACGCTTGAGGGAATGGCAAGGGCAGCACGGCCACCCCTCGCTGCCCACCTGACGGGTGAGCAGCTGCCCTGAGCTCCTGAGACACGTGGCTGAGCAGAGTCCACCCTCAGGCTGAGGCCAGGGATGCCCAGCTGCCCTTCATCCTCCGTGGGGGAGTCCCAGCCTCAGGAAGCACGTTTCCTGCAAGCTCAGCACTGAGCGTGGCcctgtgggaggaagggcaaagCCAAGAGGCTAGGGGCAGCTCCTGCCAGAGTAGAGATGGCTGGGAGCCATGGTGACCTCCCTTGTGGCCTGCAAGGCAGCCCCTGGTGATGGAGGAGCAAAagcccccaccccaaaccagAAATGCGGGATTCAGACTCCAAgtcccactcccagccccctcccctgtccACGGGTTCTTCATTTATAGAACAAGGAGGACACTACCTGCCTCAGAATTGTGAGGTTCAAGGCGCTTACCCGTTTGTGTGTGAGAATTATctagctgtgtaactttgggaATGTCACCTCCCCATTTCTAACTGAAGGGGTATATAGTAGATGCCCTCTCAGGGAACTTCTAACTTGAATCTTCTCATTTCCGAAGGTATTCCCCCAGATGCAGAAAATGGAGAGGGCACAGCACTGGACAAATTGCAGTCTTATAATTAGGTGGTCTTCCTCCCCCCTACAAGTCTGGGTCACAGGGCTGGGTGCACAGCTGGCTTGGGATGGGGTTGACGGCGCGGGTAAGAGATCAAAGACTGCCCCCAACCTTCTCCTCTGACCAACGGGTTTGGCTAATAACTCCGTCTTCCAAAGACGTTTGCTcccaggctggggctggctgTGGAGCTGCGGAGCGCTCTGAAAGCCTCGGCCGCTGGAAGGAGAGCTATCTGCCACAACTCAACGGGTGACTTTCAGCTCGAACCTGTCCAGCCTTTGAAAGGCGTTTGGCAACTCACTGACATGCCCATTTCAGAAGGGTGTCTACTCCCATCTGTTCTCTACTCCTTAGAACACTGCTGGCCCACCCCACTTTGTTACAGGCGGGGATCTGACCATGTTAATATTCCCACCCACCTTTTCCAAcctgtcacttccctgcatttttccaaaatgttccCAGATCCTCAAGGTTCAAAGTTCAAACCATTTCTTCTGGCACTCAAGCCTCCCATCTCCCTTTCCAGTCTTTTCTTGGTACCTCTTTCAGCCACTGCCCTAAGCTGAGCATCCCACCTGCACTCACCCCCATCCATCGGCATTTGTCCACTGCACCTGTCCAAGTCCTGTTTGTCCTCACACACAGGTGGTCTCTGCTCTGCGCTCACAGGGCACACCTCTATGTCCCACATTAGCACTCAGCGCCATGGAGTATGATTTCATTCGTGCCAGCTCAGTTGCTGCCACTTGACTATTACCTTcaggaaagcaagaaaaatgcTACATTCTTCTGTATTCTCGCTGTGCCAGGACCCAGGTATTCACAGAGGGGGTGAATGCCCCTTTTGCAGGCTTTCTCCCCTGTCGTGGGCTACACCTGACAGTAGGTGGCGCCAAGGAGGCCATCCCGTGGCCGACCAGGTGTTCTGGCCTGAAGTATTCCTGAGCCACAGAAAGCCTTGATCTTTTCTATGAAAACAAAGGCAGCCATCCAGGCAAAAGGTGAGACAATTATGTCAAAGGTGTCAATTATGTCAACGGATGCCTGAGGAGCGAACACAAACAGTCTCCACCAAGATTCCTTCCAAAAAGAGCCAGATAGCACTGTCTCTGAAGGCCAGCTTTGATCTTTTCTGTCAAAATAAAGCTGAGGCTGTGACTCTTTCCTCAGGCTAACTGGGTGACGGGGTGGGTCTGGAGCACCCAGCAGCACCCAGGCACCTTTCTGAAATGTCCTCCTGAATTAGGACTGGGGTGGTGGGTGAATCAAGCCCTAAATCTGGTAGGGgacctctgccccctgccccaactCAAACATGCATGAGGGCAGACACACCTAGCACTGGTCACccattgttttcagttttgttttttgtttttgttttgttttttttaagattttatttatttatttgacagagagagagacagccagggagagagggaacacaagcagggggagcgggagaggaagaagcaggctctcagctgaggagcctgacacggggctcgatcccagaacgctgggatcacgccctgggccaaaggcagacgcttaatgactgcaccacccaggcgcccctgtttttgtttttcaaatcaaCTACCAGTGAAGCCAGCAGGGTCTCCCAGGGAAGGGGCACACAGAAAACCTTGGCTTGGAGGTGAGGACCTTGGTGGGTGGTGGTTCCTCAGGGTGGGGCTCCACTGGCCTGTCCTTCCCAGGCAAGGCTAACCTGCAGCCCTGTCCAAAGTTCTTTCTGGGGATTCTCTTTCTCAGATGGGTGCAGACAGCCTCGGCCAAGTGCAGGAGTACTCCAGATGttgcccccgcccctgcccaccGGGCTCATGTGGGTAAGTCAGCTGGGCTGGCAGCATTCACCCCAGTAGAGCAAGGAGCTCACTGGTGTCAGTGAGCATGAGACTGTGTCCCTGAGCTGGGTCTGGACAGAATGGACGTCCGGGCCCGCCTCCTGCTTCTCTGCTGCCCGCACTCCAgcatccctcctcctctccaggctCCCAGTGAGAAACTCATGCCTCTAAAGTACCAGGGGTTATCCCAGTAAAACTGGCATCTTTATAAAAAAGTCCaggaggtggggcgcctgggtggttcagtcggttaagtgcctgcctccgcctcaggtcatgaccccgcaGTCCGGggatgagtcccacatcgggctccctgctcagtggggagtctgcttctctctctgcctctgcccctccccccgctcatccACGTCTATGCATgctttgtgctctttctctctcaaataaataaaatctaaaataaataaataaaaagggtccaggaggggcacccggctggctcagttagtggagcatgcaactcttaatcttggggttgtaagttcgagcctcacatcagatgtaaagattacttgaaaataaaaccttaaaaaaagggggggggagggtgtctaGAAAGAGCACAACCTTCTGCTAAAAGAAACAAGCCTCTTCAGTAGGGGTtcatgtgggggggtggggaaaaagggggaaaaatgtcaATAAAGACTTTCTAGCCAGTGGTAGAGAGAAGCTCATCTCCAGGGTccagggcagagaaggagaggaaagatcTACTTTGTTTTGtccatgtatatatttatagagCTCATATGTTGAAAACTTTACAAAGTGAATATCTTTCACCGCTAACCACCCCTCTCTTTCTACATATTTCTCTCTGTGTCCCAATCTGCTTAACCCCTGTTGCACAAAGATATCCGATGCAGCGCCCACCTCGGACTTCGGGGCACCGCCTGTCCTGCAGGGGGAAGTGGCGGGGCTGTCCTCACGCACAGCCCAGGAcaggccccaggccctggccGCACCTAGCGTGGAGGAAGGggccccaccacccaccaccacccttcCACGCCAACTTGCTATCGGCATGGCCCTGGCACAGAGGTGCCCACAGAGTCGAGGGCGGGCTGAGAGCACAGCCGGGCGCTCAGGCCTGGGAGCCGTGGGTGGGTGGTGAGGAGTAGCGCTGGCGGGCATGCTTCTCACAGTACAGCTCGTCCCCCACCCAGAAGTGCCCGCGCATCTTCAGGTTGAGCCCGCAGTCCGCGCACGtgtagcagcccgggtggcggtaGCGGCCCTCCTGGATACGCACGGCCTGGTTCCTGGGAGAGGGCAGAGCGGTCAGACTGGGGGGgttgggtggaggtggggcgaTAGGTATGCCTTTCTTCCCAGGGAGCCTAGTTCCCAGCCCAGAGTCAGGGAAGGTCCCCAAATGTCAGACCCTGACTCCCCAGGCCTTCCTTCAGGACTCTTGCTTCAAtaaccccccaacccccaccccgaggacctctaatttaaaaaaaaaaaaaagtcatttttcctttACACAAACGCAGATAAACTGCAGCCTGAATTTTTCGGGCCGTTAatggagcagtggttctcaaaatgtggtcccagGTATGAGGACCCACAGCCTCGCATCCCCTGGGGACCAGTTGGAAATGCGGAAGCCCTGGGGTGCGGGCCAGCGATCCCTCTGACAGTCCTGGGGAGCCCTGCAGCTGCTCTTTGAGAAGCACCCCATATACCACTCTCCTTGCGCCGTCGGCACAGCAGACAGGGATGGCAGCCCATTCCGCAGGCGGGACACTAAAGCCCGCAGAGGCTGACGGTTTGCCTGCAGTGAGTCATCTGACCATTAGCGCTGCGTGCAAGAAACTGATGGTGGGGGAGTGGGCTTTCAGCAGTTTGCCGAGAATATGGCTGTATTATGATGCCACCCACTGAGAAAAACGAACCCACCTCTGGAAAACCCACCCCTttccaaagggggg from Ursus arctos isolate Adak ecotype North America unplaced genomic scaffold, UrsArc2.0 scaffold_11, whole genome shotgun sequence carries:
- the CUNH8orf58 gene encoding uncharacterized protein C8orf58 homolog isoform X6 → MLGRRRVFAVEPLGGQDGVAEDLAHGCVVPGVSSTYRRIPDAAQACSLDSWKGDGPLRGLGRQEPLLKLASRDSGVEMVVGDSPLTTSPGLSQDSLDFEPTGSPAPLGLASLEPAAHLGRLLASRKLEQVLERSRQLPTSPASVSRYPSSLKSPSEPECEMPLFGAGEQEAAEAETALGAGVEEAEVAGGLGPEAWACLPGQGLRYLEHLCLVLEQMARLQQLCLQLQTQRPPQDPEAEEEEEEGEPPVAPSPPPSRARGHEVHEQLSQMQGTGAKPAAPLKVRLPGANPPRLLEATAEPAHIFPPSQGPKVKVLLNRIRWRSPKHPESPAPPDGPGTQPRIESRGVPERPPCQPLRKTFMPSFVVKKQRAKNLSVC
- the CUNH8orf58 gene encoding uncharacterized protein C8orf58 homolog isoform X2, whose amino-acid sequence is MGRDLGGAVAVQSRPLPSPLAQDTPPRGMLPVARNAGGVRGSLPSLMLTLLADGVAEDLAHGCVVPGVSSTYRRIPDAAQACSLDSWKGDGPLRGLGRQEPLLKLASRDSGVEMVVGDSPLTTSPGLSQDSLDFEPTGSPAPLGLASLEPAAHLGRLLASRKLEQVLERSRQLPTSPASVSRYPSSLKSPSEPECEMPLFGAGEQEAAEAETALGAGVEEAEVAGGLGPEAWACLPGQGLRYLEHLCLVLEQMARLQQLCLQLQTQRPPQDPEAEEEEEEGEPPVAPSPPPSRARGHEVHEQLSQMQGTGAKPAAPLKVRLPGANPPRLLEATAEPAHIFPPSQGPKRDLSHWNKVKVLLNRIRWRSPKHPESPAPPDGPGTQPRIESRGVPERPPCQPLRKTFMPSFVVKKQRAKNLSVC
- the CUNH8orf58 gene encoding uncharacterized protein C8orf58 homolog isoform X5, which gives rise to MLGRRRVFAVEPLGGQDGVAEDLAHGCVVPGVSSTYRRIPDAAQACSLDSWKGDGPLRGLGRQEPLLKLASRDSGVEMVVGDSPLTTSPGLSQDSLDFEPTGSPAPLGLASLEPAAHLGRLLASRKLEQVLERSRQLPTSPASVSRYPSSLKSPSEPECEMPLFGAGEQEAAEAETALGAGVEEAEVAGGLGPEAWACLPGQGLRYLEHLCLVLEQMARLQQLCLQLQTQRPPQDPEAEEEEEEGEPPVAPSPPPSRARGHEVHEQLSQMQGTGAKPAAPLKVRLPGANPPRLLEATAEPAHIFPPSQGPKRDLSHWNKVKVLLNRIRWRSPKHPESPAPPDGPGTQPRIESRGVPERPPCQPLRKTFMPSFVVKKQRAKNLSVC
- the CUNH8orf58 gene encoding uncharacterized protein C8orf58 homolog isoform X3: MLGRRRVFAVEPLGGQDGVAEDLAHGCVVPGVSSTYRRIPDAAQACSLDSWKGDGPLRGLGRQEPLLKLASRDSGVEMVVGDSPLTTSPGLSQDSLDFEPTGSPAPLGLASLEPAAHLGRLLASRKLEQVLERSRQLPTSPASVSRYPSSLKSPSEPECEMPLFGAGEQEAAEAETALGAGVEEAEVAGGLGPEAWACLPGQGLRYLEHLCLVLEQMARLQQLCLQLQTQRPPQDPEAEEEEEEGEPPVAPSPPPSRARGHEVHEQLSQMQGTGAKPAAPLKVRLPGANPPRLLEATAEPAHIFPPSQGPKVGDGCVWRQRIGWTGVMGWSGCVHSLKARDAGTVMEFLMRTGDLSWLCCPLSLGQGYVGRSYLVIPSPSAQRDLSHWNKVKVLLNRIRWRSPKHPESPAPPDGPGTQPR
- the CUNH8orf58 gene encoding uncharacterized protein C8orf58 homolog isoform X1, with protein sequence MGRDLGGAVAVQSRPLPSPLAQDTPPRGMLPVARNAGGVRGSLPSLMLTLLADGVAEDLAHGCVVPGVSSTYRRIPDAAQACSLDSWKGDGPLRGLGRQEPLLKLASRDSGVEMVVGDSPLTTSPGLSQDSLDFEPTGSPAPLGLASLEPAAHLGRLLASRKLEQVLERSRQLPTSPASVSRYPSSLKSPSEPECEMPLFGAGEQEAAEAETALGAGVEEAEVAGGLGPEAWACLPGQGLRYLEHLCLVLEQMARLQQLCLQLQTQRPPQDPEAEEEEEEGEPPVAPSPPPSRARGHEVHEQLSQMQGTGAKPAAPLKVRLPGANPPRLLEATAEPAHIFPPSQGPKVGDGCVWRQRIGWTGVMGWSGCVHSLKARDAGTVMEFLMRTGDLSWLCCPLSLGQGYVGRSYLVIPSPSAQRDLSHWNKVKVLLNRIRWRSPKHPESPAPPDGPGTQPR
- the CUNH8orf58 gene encoding uncharacterized protein C8orf58 homolog isoform X4, which encodes MGRDLGGAVAVQSRPLPSPLAQDTPPRGMLPVARNAGGVRGSLPSLMLTLLADGVAEDLAHGCVVPGVSSTYRRIPDAAQACSLDSWKGDGPLRGLGRQEPLLKLASRDSGVEMVVGDSPLTTSPGLSQDSLDFEPTGSPAPLGLASLEPAAHLGRLLASRKLEQVLERSRQLPTSPASVSRYPSSLKSPSEPECEMPLFGAGEQEAAEAETALGAGVEEAEVAGGLGPEAWACLPGQGLRYLEHLCLVLEQMARLQQLCLQLQTQRPPQDPEAEEEEEEGEPPVAPSPPPSRARGHEVHEQLSQMQGTGAKPAAPLKVRLPGANPPRLLEATAEPAHIFPPSQGPKVKVLLNRIRWRSPKHPESPAPPDGPGTQPRIESRGVPERPPCQPLRKTFMPSFVVKKQRAKNLSVC